The following are encoded in a window of Geobacter metallireducens GS-15 genomic DNA:
- a CDS encoding ThiF family adenylyltransferase: protein MDSDSLIRNEFARNIGLLTVEEQKRLLASRVAVAGAGGVGGIHVLTLARLGVGCFTIADHDSFDVVNISRQFGAFHSTLNRNKAQVLAEMVKDINPNAEVRVMEEGVTEDNINAFLDGVDVYVDSIDFFEIDMRRLIFNSCRAKGIYALTAAPLGFGATLQVFDPEGMSFDDYFGIDDQTPPLEKIAAFAAGLTPNPYHLSYMDASRVSFKRRTGPAVSPACTLAASLVATEIVKILTGKGELRPIPCYLQFDMLLNKVKMGKIALGAKSPSQKKKRRLIMENLLMKSED from the coding sequence ATGGACAGTGATAGCCTCATAAGAAATGAGTTTGCGCGGAACATAGGTCTTCTTACTGTTGAGGAACAAAAACGGCTACTGGCCTCACGAGTTGCGGTGGCTGGCGCGGGTGGGGTAGGGGGTATTCATGTACTTACTCTGGCTCGGCTTGGCGTTGGCTGTTTCACTATAGCCGACCATGATTCGTTCGACGTGGTAAACATAAGCAGGCAATTTGGGGCATTCCACAGCACCCTTAACCGCAATAAGGCGCAGGTGCTGGCGGAGATGGTGAAGGATATCAACCCGAATGCCGAAGTTCGCGTCATGGAAGAGGGTGTTACGGAAGACAACATTAATGCATTCCTTGATGGCGTCGATGTCTATGTGGATAGCATAGACTTTTTTGAGATAGATATGCGTCGCCTCATCTTCAACAGTTGCCGTGCAAAAGGCATCTATGCGCTGACTGCTGCTCCCCTCGGTTTCGGCGCCACGTTGCAGGTTTTTGACCCTGAAGGGATGAGTTTCGACGACTACTTCGGCATTGATGATCAGACGCCTCCGCTGGAGAAAATTGCAGCTTTTGCCGCCGGCTTGACTCCGAATCCCTATCATCTTTCCTACATGGATGCCAGCCGGGTGAGCTTCAAGCGGCGTACCGGACCGGCGGTATCTCCAGCATGCACCCTGGCCGCTTCACTTGTGGCGACCGAAATCGTGAAGATCCTGACCGGTAAGGGAGAGCTTCGCCCCATCCCCTGTTATCTTCAATTCGACATGCTTCTTAATAAGGTGAAAATGGGGAAAATAGCATTGGGGGCGAAGAGTCCATCCCAGAAGAAAAAGCGTCGCCTCATCATGGAAAACCTGCTCATGAAGTCGGAGGATTAG
- a CDS encoding DUF4124 domain-containing protein, whose protein sequence is MKQLIFALAVVMGFSGAARADTYRWVDDKGVVNFTDNPDLIPSKYRKRVRKSPSMTNPAPSPESEPESRPQRQSKPPVNKSDKKPTDSLSEQEWRSRFATLRAELKALQDGLPKKREALNQLHRKRTIYQRPQDRAAYNEQMDKIERDEARIKELEAQLSALDNEASRAGVPFEWRK, encoded by the coding sequence ATGAAACAACTTATCTTCGCTTTGGCAGTGGTGATGGGGTTCAGTGGTGCTGCTCGGGCTGATACCTATCGATGGGTCGACGATAAGGGGGTTGTAAATTTCACCGATAACCCCGATTTGATACCATCCAAGTACCGGAAGCGTGTCCGGAAGAGTCCATCGATGACAAACCCGGCGCCCTCACCGGAGAGCGAGCCAGAGTCCCGCCCGCAACGGCAATCAAAGCCCCCTGTAAACAAATCTGATAAGAAACCCACGGACAGTCTTTCCGAGCAAGAGTGGCGTTCACGCTTTGCAACCCTTCGTGCTGAACTGAAGGCACTTCAGGACGGACTACCCAAGAAACGGGAGGCCCTCAACCAACTCCACCGCAAGCGAACCATTTATCAGCGTCCCCAGGATAGAGCGGCCTACAATGAGCAAATGGACAAGATCGAGCGGGATGAAGCACGCATCAAGGAGTTGGAAGCACAACTTTCCGCCCTTGATAACGAGGCAAGCAGGGCAGGGGTGCCGTTTGAGTGGCGGAAGTGA
- a CDS encoding cytochrome c3 family protein, with the protein MNLRSISIACMLFLACILPATAKETKEITFKLRNAEPVVFSHDYHLAKYNNNCRICHNTLFNLKNRKRYTMLEMEKGKSCGACHTGIKAFSVADDAECVRCHKGKPRPVVFKMKGATDAVFKHELHVPKLGGKCRTCHSNKNIVGARKVTMAQMEKGKSCGACHDSKKAFTVSGNCGKCHQGMAPPKTVAFKIKGVADAAFSHDFHLGMYKCADCHTKLFAYRAGAKHNTMADMEKGKSCGACHNGKDAFASTGDCGKCHPGLKPAKLTWKTSLGEAFFDHGFHLGMFKCADCHTKIFKYKKGASSATMAQMEAGASCGTCHNGKDAFSVKDDCVKCHNM; encoded by the coding sequence ATGAATCTTCGCTCAATCTCGATCGCCTGTATGCTCTTCCTTGCCTGTATATTGCCGGCAACGGCCAAGGAAACCAAAGAGATAACCTTCAAGCTCAGGAACGCGGAACCTGTCGTTTTCAGCCACGACTATCACCTTGCCAAGTATAACAATAACTGCCGTATTTGTCATAACACCCTTTTCAATCTTAAGAATCGTAAACGTTACACAATGCTCGAGATGGAAAAAGGTAAGTCATGCGGCGCCTGCCACACCGGCATCAAGGCCTTCAGCGTTGCCGATGACGCTGAATGCGTTCGCTGCCACAAAGGCAAGCCCCGCCCAGTAGTCTTCAAGATGAAGGGGGCCACTGATGCGGTCTTCAAGCACGAGCTTCACGTCCCCAAGCTCGGCGGCAAATGCCGCACCTGCCATAGCAACAAGAATATTGTCGGTGCCCGGAAGGTTACCATGGCCCAGATGGAGAAGGGGAAATCCTGCGGCGCCTGCCATGACAGCAAGAAGGCATTTACGGTGTCCGGCAACTGCGGCAAATGCCACCAGGGAATGGCGCCGCCGAAAACCGTGGCGTTCAAAATCAAGGGAGTTGCCGACGCCGCCTTCAGCCACGACTTCCATCTCGGCATGTACAAGTGTGCCGATTGCCACACGAAACTCTTTGCATACCGGGCCGGCGCCAAACATAACACCATGGCCGACATGGAAAAAGGTAAATCCTGCGGCGCCTGCCATAACGGCAAGGATGCCTTTGCCTCCACTGGTGACTGCGGTAAGTGCCACCCGGGCCTCAAGCCGGCCAAGCTTACCTGGAAGACAAGCCTCGGTGAAGCCTTCTTCGACCATGGATTCCATCTGGGGATGTTCAAATGCGCCGATTGCCACACCAAGATCTTCAAATACAAGAAGGGCGCTTCCTCTGCCACCATGGCTCAGATGGAAGCGGGCGCTTCCTG